The Pectobacterium wasabiae CFBP 3304 DNA segment TACGTAGTGGCTTGATGGTAGCTGGCCGAGCAGTCTTGTCTCTGGGGATTATGCTGCTGACGACGCCTGTTGGGTGGGTGGTTGCGGCAGTTGCCGCGATCATTGGGGTATTTGTTTTGGTTTATAAATATTTCGACCAAATTGTTGATTTCTTGGGCATGGTCGGAGCAAAAATCGGCAATTTATCCAATATGGCGATGGAAACCGTCAGTAACACTATTCCTGATGGCGTCAAAAATTTCTTTGGGTTTGGCCCCAGTGAAAAACTCATCGCTAATAGTAATCAGGCGGCAGCCGTTTTAACCCCAACCTCGGTATCTGCATTATTACTACCACCGACACATCCTGTTGAATTACCTAAGAATGAGGACACAATGCCCACCCCGCAACAGCGTGTCTCACTGACACCACCTGTCGGCGGAACGAAGAGCAAGTCTGCCAGCGCAAATCCTTCCGAACGTGTTCAGGTTGCTTTCTCACCCACCATTTACCTCAGCGGTCAGAAGGCTGTGCCAACGCCTGAAATGACGAAGACGCTGACGCTCAGTATGAATGAACTGGAAAATATGTTGAACAAGTTGCTCGCCCAACGCGAGCGCAGGGGGTATGCCTGATGTTTGCGGTATTAGGAAATATTGAATTTAACGTGATCGCTTATTGGGACGGTTTTGATGCGTCGTTCGGTACAGATTATGCCGAGCATAGCCGTATTGAAGGTAAACCCGGTTTGCAATTTATCGGTGCGAAGCTGGATGAGATTCGTATTAGCCTGGCGTTTCACCAGCAGTATTGCACGCCTGATGTGGAGCTGAAGCGCTTGAATGAGGCGATGCGGGCACATCAGGCGATGGCTTTGGTCTTCGGTAGTGGTGATTATCGCGGCTGGTTTGTGATTACTGCACTCACCTCGACCAGCCAGCATACCGATTCGAAGGGTAATGTCTTGGCTATGGATGCTGAGTTGACGCTGCGAGAATATATTGGCGATCCGAAGAATCCGCTCAAACCCCCTGCGATAAAGACCCCAGTTCCCAATGTCAGCGCAATCAGCAAGGTGGTCGAGAAAGTCGGCGACTTTGCGACGTCGCTGCGCACGGCCGTCACGTATGCCAAGAAGGCGCAATCAGCTTTTAAAGCGGTAAAAACTACCGTTCAGATTGTAAAACGGATGAAGAAAAATCCTGAAACCGCGCTCTTGCAAATTCCTGGATTGCTAACGCAGGTAGGGAATGTGTTGACCCCGTTAAGTGAGGTGGAACCAGCGTTTAAAGAAGTGGCGAAAACTATTTCTGAAGCGGCGGTTCAGGCAGAGAAGATGATGCCTGAAATTACAGCGGTCAATAAAGCGGCGAATGACACGCTAAAACAGGTCAAGCAAATTGCCAGTCTGCTACAGAGCGCCAACAGCAAAAACCTCATCGATACGTTGGAAGCCATTAGTAAGCAGGTTGATGCTGTCAGTGACACGTTTAAAAAAGCCGAACCTGCGTTGAGCAAGCTGACCGCTGAAATCATCAAGAGGGTTAAGTGATGTATCTCGAACATATCACCACAC contains these protein-coding regions:
- a CDS encoding phage tail protein → MFAVLGNIEFNVIAYWDGFDASFGTDYAEHSRIEGKPGLQFIGAKLDEIRISLAFHQQYCTPDVELKRLNEAMRAHQAMALVFGSGDYRGWFVITALTSTSQHTDSKGNVLAMDAELTLREYIGDPKNPLKPPAIKTPVPNVSAISKVVEKVGDFATSLRTAVTYAKKAQSAFKAVKTTVQIVKRMKKNPETALLQIPGLLTQVGNVLTPLSEVEPAFKEVAKTISEAAVQAEKMMPEITAVNKAANDTLKQVKQIASLLQSANSKNLIDTLEAISKQVDAVSDTFKKAEPALSKLTAEIIKRVK